The following coding sequences are from one Clarias gariepinus isolate MV-2021 ecotype Netherlands chromosome 19, CGAR_prim_01v2, whole genome shotgun sequence window:
- the LOC128507708 gene encoding odorant receptor 131-2-like, with amino-acid sequence MSVTNASTAESLLIYQQIFNVALTEGPITKVIFAILMLLFFIYLNAIMVYTLWSKPVFRETTRYILFNHMLMNDTIQLFVTSLLYIFVLAHFKVVMAACAFIVIVSGTTFRNAPLNLAVMSLERYVAICFPLRHAEIATQRKTYIAIGIIWFMGVTQYLIDLFYSVLMDPTFLTSQMFCTREKLFMKQWQIDLHQGVNIFFFLSVTMIILFTYVSILIITRSITSNKGSAAKAHKTVLLHLIQLGLCLTSFLYSLIERAAAMAGSSSLFVDLRYLNYLFVLILPRCLSPLIYGLRDDAVRHLFTYYFQCATRKRKFTANVQTVN; translated from the coding sequence ATGTCAGTTACTAATGCAAGCACAGCTGAAAGTTTGCTTATATATCAGcaaatatttaatgttgcacTGACTGAGGGACCAATAACAAAAGttatttttgcaattttaaTGTTGCTGTTCTTCATCTATTTGAATGCCATCATGGTCTACACTCTTTGGAGCAAGCCTGTTTTTAGAGAGACTACACGTTACATTTTGTTTAACCACATGCTTATGAATGACACAATTCAACTCTTTGTTACCTCTttgttgtatatttttgttcttgccCATTTCAAGGTAGTCATGGCTGCTTGTGCTTTTATAGTTATTGTTTCAGGTACAACTTTCCGTAATGCACCTTTAAACCTGGCTGTAATGTCACTAGAGCGTTATGTGGCCATATGTTTTCCTTTAAGACATGCTGAAATAGCCACTCAGAGAAAAACCTATATTGCTATTGGAATTATTTGGTTTATGGGTGTAACACAATATTTAATTGActtgttttacagtgtactgATGGATCCTACATTTTTAACCTCCCAAATGTTTTGCACAAGAGAAAAGCTTTTCATGAAGCAATGGCAAATAGATCTTCATCAGGGTGTtaacatattcttttttttgtcagtaaCAATGATCATCCTTTTCACTTATGTCAGCATTCTGATCATAACCAGGTCTATTACCTCCAATAAAGGCTCCGCTGCAAAAGCCCACAAGACCGTGCTGCTGCACCTCATTCAGCTGGGCCTGTGCCTTACTTCGTTTCTTTACAGCCTCATTGAACGAGCTGCAGCAATGGCTGGCAGCAGCAGCCTATTTGTGGACCTGCgctatttaaactatttatttgttCTGATCTTGCCACGCTGTCTAAGCCCGCTCATCTATGGATTGAGAGATGATGCTGTAAGGCACTTGTTCACATACTACTTTCAATGTGCTACACGCAAACGCAAGTTTACTGCCAATGTACAAACAGTCAATTAA